Genomic DNA from Bacteroidales bacterium:
AATACGAACTTGAAAATGTTTTTATTCATGCACTAACCGATGGACGCGATACTGACCCAAAAAGCGGTTTGGGTTTTATTCGCCAATTAGAAAATCATCTGAAAAAATCAAATGGTAAAATAGCTTCGCTTAGCGGACGATATTATACAATGGACAGGGATAAACGCTGGGAACGAATTAAAGACGGATACGATTTGATGGTGCATGGTAAAGGCACAAAAACTCAAAATATAACATCGGCAATGCAAAATTCTTATGATAATGGCATTACTGATGAATTTATTAAACCAATAGTAGTTGTTAATGAAAATAACGAAGCCATTGGAACAATTAAGGAAAACGATGTAGTAATTTGCTTTAATTTTAGAACTGACAGACTTAGAGAAACTACTATTGTTCTTACTCAAAAAGATTTTCCGGAATTTGATATGCACACAATCCCCCTGCATTATATTACCATGACAAGATATGATGATTCATTCAAAGGGGTTAAAATAGTTTATGATAAGGAAAATGTAAGGAAAACTTTAGGTGAGATAATGGAAATTAATAATAAAAAACAAATACGTATTGCAGAAACCGAAAAATATGCACATGTTACATTTTTCTTTTCAGGGGGTCGAGAAAAGGAATTTAAAAATGAAAAAAGAATACTTATCCAATCGCCAAAAGTTGCGACTTATGATTTACAACCGGAAATGAGCGCCTATATTGTTAAAGAAAAAATAATTAACGAATTAAATAAAAAAGAAGCTGACTTTATTTGCCTGAATTTTGCAAATGGCGATATGGTAGGACATACAGGTATTTATAGTGCAATACTAAAAGCTGTTAAGACTGTTGATGAATGCGTTGGAGCGGTTATAGATACTGCTGTTAAAAATGATTACGAAGTACTTATTATTGCCGACCACGGAAATGCTGATTATGCTATTAATCCTGACGGTTCTCCGAATACTGCCCATTCTTTAAATCCTGTTCCATGCATTCTTGTTTCTGAAAGATTCAAATCAATAAATGATGGTATTTTAGCAGATGTTGCACCAACAATTTTAAAAATAATGGGTGTGGATATTCCTTCTGAAATGACAGGTAAAGTTTTAATATAAATTAGTAATTCTTATTATATACATGTTACAAATAGATAATACAATAATAAGTCTTGATATAATTGAAAAAAAGTTTGCTTGTGATATTAAAAAGTGCAAAGGAGCTTGTTGTATTGAAGGAGATGCTGGTGCACCATTGAAAAAGGAAGAAATAAAAGAAATAGAAAAAATCCTGCCTAAAATCAAGAATTATTTAAGCGGAGAAGGACACATAGTAATTAAAGAGCTGGGTGTTTATGTAATTGATGATGAGAAAGATATAGTTACCCCTTTGGTGAACAATAAACAATGTGCATTTTCTTTTATTGAAGATGGAATAACCCGATGTGCTATTGAAAAAGCATATTTTGATGGTATAATTTCGTTTCGAAAACCAATTTCGTGCCATCTATATCCAATCAGAATTAAATGTTATAAGCAATTCAATGCAATAAATTATGATGAAAATAAAATTTGTAAATCAGCTATAGAATTAGGTAATAAAACAAATACAAAATTGTATAAATTTTTACAAGAACCGCTTGAAAGAAACTATGGCAAAAATTGGTATGAAAAACTTGAATATGCAGCTGAAAATATACATGAAAATAGTAATTTACCATAATAATAAGATTATTGCAAATATGTAAGCGTTCACAGTTAAAAATATGAAATTTAA
This window encodes:
- a CDS encoding 2,3-bisphosphoglycerate-independent phosphoglycerate mutase codes for the protein MTNNKKVLLMILDGWGIGDKSKSDAIFNGETPNIDRLTKQYPNSKLYTSGEKVGLPDGQMGNSEVGHLNIGAGRIVYQDLVKINKAVEDNSISNNPVLTDAFIYAKKNKKQVHFIGLVSDGGVHSLNKHLYKLCDLTKEYELENVFIHALTDGRDTDPKSGLGFIRQLENHLKKSNGKIASLSGRYYTMDRDKRWERIKDGYDLMVHGKGTKTQNITSAMQNSYDNGITDEFIKPIVVVNENNEAIGTIKENDVVICFNFRTDRLRETTIVLTQKDFPEFDMHTIPLHYITMTRYDDSFKGVKIVYDKENVRKTLGEIMEINNKKQIRIAETEKYAHVTFFFSGGREKEFKNEKRILIQSPKVATYDLQPEMSAYIVKEKIINELNKKEADFICLNFANGDMVGHTGIYSAILKAVKTVDECVGAVIDTAVKNDYEVLIIADHGNADYAINPDGSPNTAHSLNPVPCILVSERFKSINDGILADVAPTILKIMGVDIPSEMTGKVLI
- a CDS encoding DUF3109 family protein; protein product: MLQIDNTIISLDIIEKKFACDIKKCKGACCIEGDAGAPLKKEEIKEIEKILPKIKNYLSGEGHIVIKELGVYVIDDEKDIVTPLVNNKQCAFSFIEDGITRCAIEKAYFDGIISFRKPISCHLYPIRIKCYKQFNAINYDENKICKSAIELGNKTNTKLYKFLQEPLERNYGKNWYEKLEYAAENIHENSNLP